From the genome of Candidatus Acidiferrales bacterium:
TTTGCATGGGGTGTGCAAGATTCATAATTCGACATTTATGATTTGACATTTAAAATTTCTGGATCATGTCCGTTAAGATTATTGTTGGTGCTCAGTGGGGCGACGAAGGCAAAGGAAAAATCGTCGATCTCCTGAGTGAAAATGTAGACATAGTGGCACGGTATCAGGGCGGCGCAAATGCCGGGCACACCGTGGTCGTAGAAGGAAAGACGTACATCCTCCACCTGATCCCGTCTGGAATTCTGCATCCGAACGTCGTCTGCGTAATTGGAAACGGCGTCGTGCTCGATCCGCAAGCGTTCTTAGATGAGGTTGCGTTTCTTGAGTCACACAACATAAGCGTTCGCGGAAGACTTTTTATTTCTCACAACGCTCATTTGATCATGCCGTACCATAAGCTGATCGACTCGCTGAAGGAGCAGGGGACGTCAAAGATCGGAACTACCGGACGAGGGATCGGACCGGCTTACATTGATAAGTTCGCGCGCGTCGGAGTCAAAATAGTCGATCTGCTCCACCGCGACGTGCTTGAAAAGAAGATCAGGGCAAACATAGAGGACAAGAACCAGCTATTGAGCAAGATTTATCACTCGTCGGAGATGGACGTAGAAGAGATCGTGGAGATTTATCTTCATTACGATGAACAACTGGACGAGTTCATAAAAGACACATCGCTTTATTTGAACCAGGAGCTAAAAGCAGGGAAGAAAGTCCTCGCTGAAGGCGCACAGGGCGCGATGCTCGACGTCGACTTTGGAACATATCCTTACGTTACTTCGTCGAATCCGACAAGCGGCGGCGCTTGTACAGGCCTCGGTATCCCGCCGACCATGGTAGATTCTATAACAGGCATTGCAAAGGCTTACACGACGAGGGTCGGGAATGGTCCGTTCCCGACGGAACAGGAGAATGAGGTCGGTGAAAGATTGCGAAGGATAGGCGGCGAATACGGCGCAACCACCGGCAGACCGCGCCGCTGCGGCTGGCTCGATCTTTTCAGCTTGAAATATTCCGTGATGGTAAACGGTATCGGAGAAATTGCGCTCACCAAGCTGGATGTCCTGGATGAATTTGAGGAGATAAAAGTCTGCGTCGGCTATAACTATGAAGGGAAATCGCTTAAGACTTTTCCGCTTGACCTTTGTACCATTGAGGATATTGAACCGGTATTTGAAACGTTGCCGGGCTGGAAGGGAAAAATTTCAGACGCAAAGAAACTTGCAGACCTCCCGAAAAATTGCAGATCCTATATCGACTTTATCGAAAACTATCTCGGCACCAAGCTGAGTTTGGTTTCAGTCGGTGCAATGAGAGACCAGACGATAACGCGGTAAGACCGCCTGTCTCTCGGTGTGATCCGGGAAAAAAGAGAATTTATTTAAGGCAGAAGATTACGGCGTGAAGCGTTAGAGGGTGAGGGACCCGTTTCTTATATAGGATTTTGTGCTCGATGAGGAGGACAGAATCTCCAAGTTCGACCTGCTGCTTTCCCAAATAGAAAATCGACTTAGCCTGAAGTGGTGGAGGCATTTAAAATCTTCGCAGGATTGATCATGCGAGATGGATCGCTTTGATCCGGCCGTTAATTTTCGAGAACCGATGATCCGATCGGTTAAGTTTAATGGAGTTGTAAGATTTGGCCTTTCCTTTATTGAGAAACAAAATCGAGATTCGGAGGAATACAATGAAATTGCTAATTGTGTTATTCCCTCTCATGTTCCTGAACATCAGTTGCGACAAAGACACTCCAGTCAAACCTGTAAATCATAACCCAATAATATTGTCCGTGACAGTATTTCCTGATGTAATAGGTATATCAGATTCTGCAATTGTTGTTTGCAACGCGATGGACCCCGACGGTGATACTTTGGTTTATGACTGGTACACGGATGGAAGATTGAGATTTAAGAACAACCCCCCTTGGCAGTGTTGTGTCCTAGCTAATACTTATGAAAATTACCAAATCCTTTTTCCAGTCCAATCTCAAAATTTTCCGCCAATTGATACTGTTTGGCTCCAAGTTGAGGCTAGGGACAGAAAGGGCGGCGGAAGTGTTGCGCAGACAGTACAATTTGTGGTGAAGTGACAAAAATTTGAATTGGGGGGAACCGGGATTTTATGAAGACGATCTCGCAAGAAGTGTCGAAAAGTTTTTTTATGAAACCAAATTAAGTTGAGAGGCATTCTCTCTGGAGACGAGGCAGCCCCGCCTCATCTCCTTCTATAGTTCACATTTCCCCAAAAACTACCAGCGCTAAGTTATCTCCGTCCTTATTCACTCTTCCGAGTTCTATCTGGGAAAAAAAGAATTTCCCGACCGCCGCAAGTTTTCCCGGTCGAAGAAATTCACATAGGGCGGATTCTCTTACGGGCTATAGCTTAGCTGAAATACAACGGGTATAAAGCCTCTTGTCTTTCCTGCGCTGCTGCTGAAACTTAAATCCGCTCCGATCCCTGTTCCCACAGCGCCCTGGAAGTGGTTGAAAGGTCTCACTTCACCAACAAGAACACAGGCAAGCGCAAATCTTTGTTTGGCCAGGATGTTCGCGAGGTCTGCAAAGTATGCTCCCCATCCGATGGACCAATAAGATATCTGCGGATTGTCGCTGGCTCTGTGATCCCAAACCATGTTGCCGCCTAAGGCGAACGGCGATACTCTGAGCGAGTCTTCAAAAATGAACGATGCCTGCTGGAACGGGATGGAAGCTTCATATCTTATTTTCCATGGGCCGCCTTTGTATCTCACTTTCACATCGTAAAGTCCTGTGTCTGCAGATACAACCGGTGAATATTTCCCTAGGTTGTGCCTCACGATAATCTCCATCGAATACCATTCGCCGATCTGAATATTTTTTAAATCGAGACGCTGGTCGTCTCCTTGTTCGGGAGCGACATCTTCATAGATAGGCGAAGTCTCCTGCAATATTCTGTCGCTGTCGTTTGTTACTCGTACCATGACTATCAAATGCTGCATCCCAAGGCGAAGATTCGAACTGTTAAAAGTCAGGAAAGGGATTTTGCTTCCCTTCTCTTTGCCGTAATCCACTTCGATGCTCTTCAGCCCATTGGCGCTGTCAAGTGGAATTGTCTGTCCGCTCGACAAATGAAGCGTTATGAAACCCTTGCTGTCAAAGGGCTTTGCCGGCGAGCTGTAGTCCTTCACATAAACGGACCCGAGTTGTATCGGTGAAGTCCTGTCTCCATTTCGCAGTAAAATGTAATACAACTTATGGGGCGAGATAGTCGCAGGTATTCTGACAGGTACGTCTACCTCGAACTCGCCATTGGAAGAGGAAACGATTTTTCCGCAGTTGATTTTGTAAAGTTCCTCGAAGTATAACGAATCCAAAAACTGCAGGCACTCGTTATCAGAAGACAGATTGTCGATCGTCATCCTCACATCATACGTTTGTGATCGACCACTTGCATACAGAGTGTCCGCTCCGAAGAGACCGGCCAAACTGGCCACCGAATCGACCCAGATAAATTTGTTTACGACGGGATCCTTTTTCACTTTCATTATGCCGACAACGCCGAGAGGAGAGTTCTGCGCGTCACATAATGACCAGCTTCCATTATCGCATTCTTTGATAAATGAATCGAACTCCAGTTCCGGGGGCTGCTCGATGTAAGTGACGTTTCTGATTGTATCG
Proteins encoded in this window:
- a CDS encoding adenylosuccinate synthase, with the translated sequence MSVKIIVGAQWGDEGKGKIVDLLSENVDIVARYQGGANAGHTVVVEGKTYILHLIPSGILHPNVVCVIGNGVVLDPQAFLDEVAFLESHNISVRGRLFISHNAHLIMPYHKLIDSLKEQGTSKIGTTGRGIGPAYIDKFARVGVKIVDLLHRDVLEKKIRANIEDKNQLLSKIYHSSEMDVEEIVEIYLHYDEQLDEFIKDTSLYLNQELKAGKKVLAEGAQGAMLDVDFGTYPYVTSSNPTSGGACTGLGIPPTMVDSITGIAKAYTTRVGNGPFPTEQENEVGERLRRIGGEYGATTGRPRRCGWLDLFSLKYSVMVNGIGEIALTKLDVLDEFEEIKVCVGYNYEGKSLKTFPLDLCTIEDIEPVFETLPGWKGKISDAKKLADLPKNCRSYIDFIENYLGTKLSLVSVGAMRDQTITR